One segment of Corynebacterium atrinae DNA contains the following:
- a CDS encoding excalibur calcium-binding domain-containing protein: MRRLLTLPFALSAMFVLTACGGGEPTPVTETVTSVKVSTQKVTVTKSVVVEPEPEPAPEPEPVVAPVEAEVNTVPQGFASIPEPARAVAPAAAYYKNCSAARAAGAAPVYAGSPGYGKHLDRDGDGVGCE; the protein is encoded by the coding sequence ATGCGCCGCCTGCTCACGCTCCCCTTCGCTTTGTCCGCCATGTTCGTCCTCACGGCCTGCGGTGGCGGAGAGCCCACGCCAGTCACAGAGACGGTCACCTCCGTAAAGGTGTCAACGCAGAAGGTCACGGTCACCAAATCCGTGGTGGTGGAGCCCGAACCGGAACCTGCACCCGAACCGGAGCCTGTTGTCGCTCCCGTGGAAGCAGAGGTGAACACCGTCCCGCAAGGCTTCGCCTCCATCCCCGAACCTGCCCGAGCCGTGGCTCCCGCTGCCGCCTACTACAAGAACTGCTCCGCAGCACGCGCTGCCGGTGCCGCCCCGGTGTACGCGGGCAGCCCCGGATACGGCAAGCACCTCGACCGGGACGGCGATGGCGTCGGGTGCGAGTAG
- a CDS encoding MFS transporter: MSQRLRRVSGVGIMFATNGAVFASVLPWYPTIKTQWGLSDLAFGLLVAAVAVGSLGSTVLPSWAVNRFGPRKVVFYGTAILALLVAAIGWIPSAWPLALVFACFGLMDAVVDVSQNVAGVRVQDRLGKSIISSLHAFWSLGAVAGGAAGTAAAVAGLDIRVHLGIVAVVVTLFALLATWLTGPVPAPTMDDSYEGDGGVDKRVWASLMVVLPIALVALSGTMMEDLANNWSGLASVELAGGSLEAAGLAFTVMLAAQCIGRFTGDLLINRYGTVAIARNGGVLIGIGGVLVVLATGPELLFLGLAFAGFGCATLVPSAFAAAARIPGLSQGAGVTAVGWLMRLGFLGTSPLIGAISTGLSLRWAFGLLIVIGVLVAFLAPALRTGSTPVAKA; this comes from the coding sequence ATGAGCCAACGACTTAGGCGAGTTTCCGGCGTGGGAATTATGTTTGCCACCAACGGAGCTGTTTTCGCTTCCGTTTTGCCGTGGTACCCGACGATTAAGACTCAGTGGGGGCTCAGCGATCTCGCTTTCGGCCTCCTCGTCGCTGCCGTCGCCGTCGGTTCCCTCGGTTCCACCGTGTTGCCATCGTGGGCTGTGAATCGGTTCGGGCCGCGCAAGGTTGTCTTCTACGGCACCGCCATTTTGGCGTTGTTGGTAGCGGCGATCGGCTGGATCCCCTCCGCCTGGCCCCTGGCGTTGGTCTTTGCCTGCTTTGGTCTCATGGACGCGGTGGTGGATGTCTCGCAGAACGTCGCAGGCGTGCGCGTTCAGGATCGGCTGGGTAAGTCCATCATTTCCTCCCTTCATGCCTTTTGGTCCTTGGGCGCGGTGGCAGGTGGTGCGGCGGGCACCGCCGCAGCCGTGGCGGGCTTGGACATTCGGGTCCACCTGGGGATTGTCGCGGTCGTCGTGACGCTGTTTGCACTGTTGGCTACGTGGCTCACCGGCCCTGTGCCGGCCCCGACGATGGACGACAGCTACGAGGGGGACGGCGGCGTCGATAAGCGAGTGTGGGCATCGCTCATGGTGGTGCTGCCGATTGCCCTGGTGGCGCTGTCGGGCACGATGATGGAGGACTTGGCCAACAACTGGTCCGGGCTGGCGTCCGTGGAGCTGGCGGGCGGCTCGCTCGAGGCCGCCGGGTTGGCCTTCACAGTCATGTTGGCTGCGCAGTGCATCGGACGTTTCACCGGAGATCTGCTGATTAATCGCTACGGGACCGTCGCCATCGCCCGCAACGGCGGCGTGCTCATCGGTATCGGCGGCGTCTTGGTTGTCCTCGCCACCGGCCCCGAGCTGCTGTTCCTGGGTCTGGCGTTCGCGGGCTTCGGCTGCGCCACCCTCGTGCCCAGCGCCTTTGCCGCGGCCGCCCGCATCCCGGGGCTATCCCAAGGTGCCGGCGTCACCGCCGTGGGTTGGCTCATGCGCCTGGGCTTTTTGGGTACGAGCCCGCTCATCGGTGCCATCTCGACTGGGCTGAGCCTGCGGTGGGCATTCGGCCTGCTCATCGTCATTGGAGTGCTGGTTGCCTTCCTCGCCCCGGCGCTGCGAACTGGGTCCACGCCTGTCGCCAAGGCATAA
- a CDS encoding ABC transporter family substrate-binding protein, protein MKSRILLSVACAAVLSSCVANPGPPPVEEPTPTPEPSATSSAPATPTRAEAIIDVGVDPLHSGLNPHLISDKSSFVESLASLVLPSAFRDGVMDADVLSSAEEVPSEREGVAQSLRYVIAPGAQWSDGTPITGADFRYMWHGMSDTPAVVDPAGYQAITGMRVSADGRTIDVDLGTKVAEWQELFAHFLPSHLLQSDASDFERALADTIPASAGRYMIRSVDRSRGIITINRNDRFWGANPASIDLVNFREVRSVTQGAEQLRSGQIGFLDTYPAETSVDAYSIMVGTQVRTVELQRELRLSLSTTSTMLGSVAAREELRSLIDVPLIARIAAGRSSNLRVPANQPAADPSFTPTVLQSLTAEEPLRLGVNVGDDASAAASRAIVELLAARGVKAQVISTDLPEITGILLPRGRVDAVITWENTGGSSTGLAGEWLCPEAPSSPRAANLSAYCTPESDALARDVLSGMVAPEDAAEVFRLINEREHLTIPLLGDTRMQVLGEGIVGPDPDLNNWTLTDALSTVPSWRKL, encoded by the coding sequence GTGAAAAGCCGAATCCTCCTAAGTGTTGCCTGCGCGGCGGTGCTGAGTTCCTGTGTCGCCAACCCTGGCCCGCCACCGGTGGAGGAGCCGACGCCGACGCCAGAGCCCTCGGCAACTTCTAGTGCTCCGGCTACTCCCACTCGGGCGGAGGCGATTATTGATGTTGGCGTGGATCCGCTGCACAGCGGACTCAACCCGCACCTGATCTCGGACAAATCCTCTTTCGTGGAATCCCTGGCCAGCCTCGTCCTGCCGAGTGCCTTCCGCGATGGAGTCATGGACGCAGACGTTCTAAGCTCCGCGGAAGAGGTTCCTTCGGAGCGAGAAGGCGTGGCTCAATCGCTGCGTTATGTCATCGCTCCGGGGGCGCAGTGGTCGGACGGCACACCGATCACGGGCGCCGATTTCCGCTACATGTGGCACGGCATGAGTGATACTCCGGCCGTCGTCGATCCCGCTGGCTACCAGGCCATCACGGGCATGCGGGTCTCCGCCGATGGTCGAACAATCGACGTTGACCTGGGGACAAAGGTGGCCGAATGGCAGGAGCTGTTTGCCCACTTTTTACCCAGCCACCTGCTGCAGTCCGATGCCTCCGACTTCGAACGAGCGCTGGCGGACACCATCCCCGCCTCCGCTGGGCGGTACATGATCCGCAGCGTCGATCGCTCCCGCGGCATCATCACTATCAACCGCAATGATCGTTTCTGGGGCGCGAATCCCGCCAGCATCGACCTGGTCAACTTCCGGGAGGTGCGATCGGTGACTCAGGGCGCTGAGCAGCTCCGCAGCGGACAAATAGGTTTTCTGGATACTTACCCCGCTGAGACCTCCGTCGACGCCTACTCCATCATGGTGGGCACCCAGGTCCGCACGGTTGAACTGCAGCGCGAGCTCCGGTTGAGCCTGTCCACCACGTCAACAATGCTTGGTAGCGTCGCTGCCCGCGAGGAACTGCGTTCGCTTATCGACGTCCCCCTCATCGCCCGCATCGCCGCCGGACGGTCCTCCAACCTGCGCGTCCCCGCGAATCAGCCTGCGGCTGATCCATCTTTTACTCCCACGGTGCTGCAGTCATTGACCGCCGAGGAGCCCCTCCGGCTGGGGGTCAACGTTGGTGACGACGCCTCGGCCGCCGCCTCCCGCGCCATCGTCGAGCTGCTCGCTGCCCGCGGCGTGAAGGCGCAGGTTATCTCCACCGATCTCCCGGAGATCACGGGGATCTTGCTGCCCCGCGGGCGAGTCGATGCAGTAATCACTTGGGAGAACACCGGTGGGAGTTCCACGGGTCTAGCAGGGGAGTGGCTCTGCCCCGAAGCGCCTTCCTCCCCGCGCGCCGCCAACCTCAGCGCCTACTGCACCCCGGAGAGTGACGCCTTAGCCAGGGACGTGCTGTCCGGCATGGTCGCTCCCGAGGATGCCGCTGAGGTGTTTAGGCTCATCAACGAGCGTGAGCACCTGACGATCCCGCTGTTGGGGGACACCCGAATGCAAGTACTCGGCGAGGGTATCGTTGGCCCCGACCCTGATCTCAATAACTGGACCTTGACTGATGCGCTCTCGACGGTCCCAAGCTGGAGGAAATTGTGA
- the mshB gene encoding N-acetyl-1-D-myo-inositol-2-amino-2-deoxy-alpha-D-glucopyranoside deacetylase: MSSRDLVGFRVVAVHAHPDDEAISTGGALFQLARRGADVTVVTCTLGEEGEVIGPTWARLVASESDQLGGFRTAELAASLSILGVRGIYLGGAGRFRDSGMVGSPAHANLRAFVNSGSLAVDLLAEVFDDIRPHLVITYGPDGGYGHPDHIHAHDITHAAAARVAVPRLLWVVNSLAATAAGIDRIEEIPTGWTRPDTAYPENQGVDKHDLVVELDSSDLHAKRESMRAHATQVWIADGYVSHTNPQAAWAVGPDPVFALSNLHAQPILRQEYYQLGAGTIDGPGLLDGLDREWQG, from the coding sequence GTGAGCTCCCGTGACCTGGTGGGTTTTCGTGTAGTTGCCGTCCACGCCCACCCCGACGATGAAGCCATTTCCACCGGCGGTGCACTGTTTCAACTGGCGCGACGCGGCGCCGACGTCACTGTAGTCACCTGCACGCTGGGTGAGGAAGGCGAGGTCATCGGACCCACCTGGGCCAGATTGGTGGCCTCGGAGTCGGATCAGCTGGGTGGATTCCGGACAGCCGAATTGGCGGCCTCCCTGTCCATCCTCGGCGTACGCGGCATCTATCTCGGCGGGGCCGGTCGCTTCCGCGATTCCGGCATGGTGGGCAGCCCCGCGCACGCTAACCTGCGCGCCTTCGTGAACTCCGGTTCTCTCGCGGTTGACCTGCTTGCCGAAGTATTCGATGACATTCGCCCACACCTCGTCATCACCTACGGTCCCGATGGCGGGTATGGCCACCCTGACCACATCCACGCCCACGACATCACCCACGCGGCGGCCGCTCGCGTGGCCGTGCCACGCCTGTTGTGGGTGGTCAACTCCCTCGCCGCGACAGCGGCGGGGATTGACCGCATCGAAGAGATCCCCACGGGCTGGACCCGGCCGGATACTGCTTACCCGGAGAACCAGGGCGTCGATAAGCATGACTTAGTGGTCGAGCTCGACAGCTCCGACCTCCACGCCAAACGCGAATCCATGCGCGCCCACGCCACCCAGGTGTGGATTGCCGACGGCTACGTCTCACACACCAACCCCCAGGCCGCCTGGGCCGTCGGACCCGACCCCGTGTTCGCCCTGTCCAACCTGCACGCCCAACCCATCCTGCGGCAAGAGTATTACCAGCTTGGTGCCGGAACTATCGACGGGCCGGGGCTCCTCGACGGCCTCGATCGCGAGTGGCAAGGATGA
- the fdxA gene encoding ferredoxin, with translation MTYTIAQPCVDVLDRACVEECPVDCIYEGKRMLYIHPDECVDCGACEPACPVEAIFYEDDVPDEWLEYNDANAAFFDDLGSPGGAAKLGPQDFDVPMIAALPPQNQE, from the coding sequence ATGACATACACCATTGCGCAACCTTGCGTCGACGTTCTCGACCGCGCTTGTGTTGAAGAGTGCCCCGTGGACTGCATCTACGAAGGCAAACGGATGCTCTACATCCACCCCGACGAGTGCGTCGACTGCGGTGCCTGTGAGCCTGCCTGCCCGGTGGAGGCCATCTTTTATGAAGACGACGTCCCCGATGAGTGGCTCGAATACAACGATGCCAATGCCGCGTTTTTCGACGACCTCGGTTCCCCAGGCGGCGCCGCCAAGCTCGGCCCGCAGGACTTCGACGTCCCCATGATCGCCGCTCTTCCCCCGCAGAACCAGGAGTAA
- the dapC gene encoding succinyldiaminopimelate transaminase, producing the protein MARTPLGTRLPDFPWDTLADAKQRASEHPDGIVNLSVGTPVDPVAPGIQLALMDAAAEPGYPQTAGTEELRSAIVSALERRYGMTGLTTTSVLPVVGTKEAIAWLPTLLGIRDSLVVIPEVAYPTYEVAALVAANRVLRADSLVALGPETPALLFLNSPSNPTGKVLGVDHLRKVVSWAQERGVIVASDECYLGLGWDDEDEPVSILDPRVCDGNHTGLLAIHSLSKTSNLASYRAGYLAGDSELIAELLSVRKHMGLMVPGPIQSAMVAALADDDQEAAQKNRYASRRAKLMRALLSAGFEIADSSAGLYLWATRGEDCRATVDWFASRGILVAPGDFYGPAGQHYVRVALTGTDERIDAAVARLAA; encoded by the coding sequence GTGGCTCGCACCCCGCTGGGAACCCGTCTGCCCGACTTCCCCTGGGACACCCTCGCGGACGCCAAACAGCGGGCATCCGAGCACCCAGACGGCATCGTCAACCTTTCCGTGGGTACCCCCGTCGACCCAGTCGCCCCGGGGATCCAGCTAGCACTCATGGATGCCGCAGCCGAACCCGGCTACCCGCAAACCGCCGGCACCGAGGAACTACGCTCAGCGATTGTTTCGGCGTTGGAACGCCGCTATGGGATGACCGGGCTGACTACAACCTCCGTCCTTCCGGTCGTGGGGACTAAGGAAGCCATCGCGTGGCTTCCTACCTTGCTGGGCATCCGCGACTCACTGGTCGTCATCCCCGAAGTCGCCTACCCGACTTATGAGGTTGCCGCCTTGGTTGCGGCCAATCGAGTTCTGCGGGCAGATTCGCTCGTTGCTTTGGGGCCGGAGACTCCCGCGCTGCTGTTCCTCAACTCGCCTTCTAACCCCACTGGTAAAGTCCTCGGGGTTGACCACCTGCGTAAAGTGGTGTCCTGGGCGCAAGAGCGCGGCGTCATCGTCGCCTCCGATGAGTGCTACTTAGGTCTGGGCTGGGATGATGAGGACGAGCCAGTCTCGATCCTCGACCCACGCGTCTGCGATGGAAACCACACCGGCCTGTTGGCCATTCACTCGCTATCCAAGACCTCTAACCTGGCGTCCTACCGCGCGGGATACCTCGCGGGCGACAGCGAGCTCATCGCCGAACTCCTCTCCGTGCGCAAGCACATGGGCCTCATGGTGCCCGGGCCCATCCAATCTGCCATGGTCGCCGCCCTAGCCGACGACGACCAAGAAGCAGCCCAGAAAAACCGCTACGCTTCGCGGCGGGCAAAACTCATGCGAGCCCTGCTGTCCGCAGGCTTTGAGATCGCCGATTCCTCTGCTGGATTGTATTTATGGGCTACTAGGGGAGAGGACTGTCGCGCCACCGTCGACTGGTTCGCGTCACGCGGGATCCTCGTCGCACCCGGCGACTTCTACGGACCCGCCGGGCAACACTACGTTCGCGTCGCCCTCACCGGCACCGATGAGCGTATCGACGCCGCCGTCGCCCGGCTGGCAGCCTAA
- a CDS encoding pseudouridine synthase, protein MSVSTPPSPGWQPKARCLSLGSQSRAPISAREGISPQRVVLRGIVPTSPEFWAGSAGDSPFTFGEKLVPGTLLECPQPVWFHPVVPPEPDIPFDLRVLWENPDLIVVDKPGFLPSTSNGRIIRETVQTRLRLMYDSDDIVPLHRLDRLTSGVLLCSRRAKTRGLYQRMFQAGQVRKTYHARVSSSVDFGSEIEVRVDLLKVPGRRAVEVVSDGQGVPTRTIVRSVASELGSGLVEVEPLTGHTHQIRAVLNHLGCPIIGDDTYPVDQGLSLYDFSTPLHLRASELRFEDPISGEQRAFLSYFPLPPVGLSG, encoded by the coding sequence ATGAGCGTATCGACGCCGCCGTCGCCCGGCTGGCAGCCTAAGGCTAGGTGCCTGAGTTTGGGCTCACAGTCGCGGGCCCCGATATCGGCGCGGGAGGGCATCTCGCCTCAGCGAGTGGTTCTCCGAGGCATCGTCCCTACCTCGCCAGAATTCTGGGCCGGCTCGGCGGGGGACTCACCCTTCACCTTCGGTGAGAAGCTGGTGCCCGGGACCTTGCTCGAGTGCCCACAGCCCGTCTGGTTCCACCCCGTCGTCCCGCCAGAACCGGATATTCCATTTGATCTGCGGGTCCTGTGGGAGAACCCGGACCTCATCGTGGTGGACAAGCCCGGATTTCTCCCCTCAACGAGCAACGGACGCATCATCCGCGAAACCGTTCAAACGCGACTTCGGTTGATGTACGACTCGGATGACATTGTTCCCCTTCATCGCCTAGACCGGCTGACCAGCGGAGTTCTCCTGTGCTCACGACGAGCAAAGACCCGAGGGTTGTACCAACGGATGTTCCAGGCCGGGCAAGTGCGAAAGACCTATCACGCACGGGTATCTAGTTCCGTGGACTTTGGTAGCGAGATTGAGGTGCGGGTTGATCTCTTGAAAGTGCCGGGGAGGCGAGCCGTGGAAGTGGTGTCGGATGGTCAGGGAGTGCCCACGCGGACGATAGTTCGGTCGGTTGCTTCGGAGCTTGGTTCGGGGCTTGTTGAAGTTGAACCTCTCACGGGGCACACCCATCAGATTCGGGCGGTGCTGAACCACCTTGGATGTCCGATCATCGGCGACGACACCTATCCCGTCGACCAAGGCCTGTCCCTGTACGATTTCTCGACCCCACTCCATCTTCGAGCATCCGAACTTCGCTTTGAGGACCCAATTTCTGGTGAGCAACGTGCCTTTCTTAGTTATTTTCCGCTTCCACCAGTAGGATTGAGTGGTTAA
- a CDS encoding GtrA family protein, which produces MAERSGLSERFSTTFRQFIMFGIVGGSGTVVNLLVVYLTKKISGWGWGISEHDAFLNLLGSSFHIRWYHVFATIAFLVANTWNYQLNRSWTFRGYPRRSWWRGFFPFLLTGIGAFVVSQIVLTLLMNPTSPLTLPVDIFDDSTGLRTKFYWASAISIIVAMPVNFMINKLWAFRGSSKKAEIVVEQEPVAQA; this is translated from the coding sequence ATGGCGGAGCGAAGCGGTTTGAGCGAACGGTTTTCCACTACGTTCCGACAATTCATCATGTTCGGGATCGTCGGCGGCTCGGGCACTGTGGTCAACCTGCTCGTGGTCTACCTGACCAAGAAGATCAGCGGCTGGGGCTGGGGCATCTCCGAACACGATGCGTTTCTCAACCTGCTGGGATCAAGCTTCCACATTCGCTGGTACCACGTCTTCGCCACGATCGCCTTCCTCGTGGCCAACACCTGGAACTACCAGCTGAACCGCAGTTGGACCTTCCGGGGCTATCCTCGCCGCAGTTGGTGGCGTGGATTCTTCCCCTTCCTATTGACCGGAATTGGCGCGTTTGTGGTCAGCCAGATCGTCCTGACTCTGCTGATGAACCCAACCTCGCCCCTCACTCTGCCCGTTGACATCTTCGACGACTCCACGGGCCTGCGAACCAAGTTCTACTGGGCCTCCGCAATCTCCATCATTGTGGCAATGCCGGTGAATTTTATGATTAACAAACTGTGGGCGTTCAGGGGCTCCAGTAAGAAGGCAGAAATCGTGGTTGAGCAGGAACCGGTAGCTCAAGCTTAG